Genomic DNA from Hordeum vulgare subsp. vulgare chromosome 2H, MorexV3_pseudomolecules_assembly, whole genome shotgun sequence:
agccttcgtattcccacagacagtacatggacaatgcataaaaccattctccttgtttgcctcagctgcttcgagaaaattatgccgGTCCTTAATATACTCGGAAGTGCGTCGGTCACGGTACATCCATTGCTGGTTCATCTGCGtgtgttatataataaagtgtattaaaaaccattacatcataccatgaatagagaagtgaccaaattaatagaaattcatcatcacattaaagccaaagtacagtagtgaccaaaataaatacataacgttcatacatagttctcattattgaacaacatatagctctttaGAGAATCTAAttaaaacatacattgaaactaaaAAATTTAAGtgcaacaacaaatgtgatcataaccgcaactaaggtaccaaTTGAACCAatgacataatgataccaagccttagtatgaatgacatattttctaatctttctaatcttcaagcgcattgcatccatcttgatcttgtgattgttgacgacatcggcaacattcaACTCCAATTtgatcttctcctcttcaactctttgtaacttttctttcaagtaattgttttctttttcaaccaaatttaacttctcgacaagagtttctatgtcggttggaatttctggttcacatacctcctagattaaaaaatctatgtcatgttggtcggcataattgtcataaacactaaataaaacaaatagttataaaagataatatacatcACATTCGAATCAtaaacaggacgagggccgacggagacggataccaaaaccatcacactatataataacaaacaataataaaagtaagaaaattacacaagtatctatctaaatcatacaagtaagaactttttttcttttagaaagaagataagaagaagaggctaaccacggtGGTACCGGCGCCGAGAATGGGCGcgagcgatcgacggcggtgaggacggggacgggacaggACGGatcgccaaacctagacaaatcttgaggaaaatagagcttggacaaggagcttcgagaggagaaagcttaagtgtggctcgggcatttcatcgaacacctcatgtgcataggaggtgagctagagcaccacaaagctctcccacggtcggtcaaaaaaacagagcagtgcactcCTGTGCTCACGggcaggggtatatataggccaaccattggtcccgatttgtggctcgaaccgggactaaaggacaccatttggtcccggttccagccataaACTGGGACCAATGGTGGTGGACCAGGACCGAGGCACATTgatcccggttcgtgtctggaaccgggaccaaaggggtcagacgaaccgggaccaatgacccACGAGACCCAACCGACGCCCTGGCCTCATGAACTGGGACCGATGCCCCCGTGGatcccggttcgtgagtgaaccaGGATTAATGGGATTTCAGGcctggaccaaagccctgttttctactagtgttactCTATGCATAACATTGGATGGTTTACATAGGAATGGGTACATAACACTATAAATGATAAGCCTAGTCTCAAAGAGGGCATGCAACTTTGTGCGTATATTCCAAATAAACCCACCCATTGAGCATATTTGgcacccaaaaaaataaaatggcgAAGCAGAGCATTCCATGCATTTTTTTCATCAGGAAGAATATATGCATATTTCTAAAGTTTCATTATTCGATAGTATAAATGGAATTCATATTTCAAAATGTTATGGCATGTCATATGAATTTTCTGTTAGTACAATCAAATGCTTATTAATAAATTTCCTTCATTTAACTTAAATGATAGTGTGCATGCAAGtaagtactcccttcgtttttttACTCAGCATGTAAATTTTGTTTGAAGATAAACTTTATGAAATTCGACCAAATTTATATAGAGAATATCAACATATGTTCAATACTACAATTATACATTATAGAAATTAATTTCATGATGGATCCAGTGATATTGATTTTGTgtcatgaatattgatatattttCCAATAAATTTGATCAAATTTTACAAACCTTGACATCATACAAATCTTACATCTGAAGTAAAAAAGAAACGGTGTAGTTTGACTAAAGGACAGATGGCCATGTCAATATTTTCACCAGTACAAAACAATTATACCAGTACTAGTGGCTTCGTTCTTCTATAAACTAGTCTAGTGTTACGTACATTGCTGAGCTCATAATATCTAACACCGAGCTTAAGAAAACTCGTATCATTGATTGCAAAATTTAAAAAAGGTGGGCCACGTAGAATCTctacaataaaaacaaaaaacatggcaACAACTACACAGTACAAACATATATTAAAATatcaaattcatagaaaatactcgctccgtcctaaaataaatgCCTCAACTTTGTagtagctctagtataaaattatattaagcttaagacacttattttgagacgaaggAAGTACTCCTTCCAtcttaaaataaataatttaacTTTATACTAACTTTATACTAAATTTAGTAAAATATTAAGTCACTTATTTCGAAATTTATCAAGAAAAAACACTTATACTAATCACCGCTAAACAAGGGGGCGACACCAGCTAAAACAATCTTTGGACCTCTGATCCAAGTTGCTTGAAATGTATGTAACTCTTGTATACCCGTATACAAACCTGTATACCgccgaaaaaagaagaagagaaaaaaaacagACATCAGGGGACTCTTACATCGATGTACAATTCTTTGGCCTTAACACGAGGATGAACACCTATGTTACGCAGGGACTTGCTTGCTCTACCGGCCACCCCCTCTGCCTCCTTGGCCGGTTTGGGGGACAGAAGAGAGGCTCTCTTATTACACAGAACGAATCAATAAATAATGGAATGGCACGAGAGGAATTACAAGGTGAAAAAGAACAGTCGCCGTCGTCGGTGATGGTGTGATGTGATGGCGATGATCGACTCGAGGAGGTGATGCATGTTCGAGCGGTGACTCGGTGATGGTGATGTTTCGAGGTTATAGCTTCTCTGGAACTGGAAGTATACTGATGGATGAGCAATGGTGCTGAGCCTTTATTGAACCATGGCGAGGAAGGAGCTCGACGGAGTCGATGTCGGCGCTGCTGTCGTCGCGGTGGTTGCCGGTGGAGGTGCATTGTTGGCGCCGACCGGGTTTGGCCTCTGGAACTGTATCCTGTACTGCATTTTGCCGTCGTCCTCGCCGTCCTCGCCGTCGTCAGTGTAGTCATCGCCCATGTCGTCGCTGTCGGTCTCGTCCGTCGTCAACTCCCGTTGCGGCTGCTCGTTCAGCTCCCTCACAGTGTCTTCTGGCTTTACGGCAAGCGCATATCCGGTTAGTTTCCACCCCAAAACATCCATCGATCGAGATCAAACACGCTAGCTGGGAGGGAGTAGTAAATATGGTGTGCGTCATTACCTTTTTTACGCCCAGATCGACGTCGAACGTGGCCGTCGTCGGCGTTGTCTGCCCGTTGCTTGTCGGCACCTGCGCGGCTCCGACTCCTCCGTTGTTcctcttgtcgttgtcgttgatcTTCTTCCCCTCGATCTCGATCTCGATCTCGTGCCGGTTCAGGTTCTGATGCTCCGCGACGGCAGGGACTGAGACAGATACGGCGGCGTTGTTGGCGGCcgcgccgctgccgccgccgccgttgtGTTTCTTGCGGTAGATGGCCTCGAGCTGGTGGAAGTACGGGCATGTCTTGGAGTCCTCCGGCCGCCTCTTGTTGCTCTCCTTCACCTTCTTGAAGTACTTGTTGATGTTCTCCCACTTCTCCTTGCATCGTTTGGAGTTGCGGCTGTAGCCCAGCCGCCGCATCCCGGCGGAGATCTCCTCCCACAGCGGGCCCTTGGGTCCGTTCTCCTGGTAGCGATTGTCCATGTCCATGCGCAGCTGGATAAGCGCGTGCACCTCCGTCTTGGGCCACCGTGACGACGACGCGCCCCCTCCGCTCTCCCCTCCTCCCAGTCCCAGGCCAGCGGCCTCGCCGACGTGCTGCTCCGTGGCGACGGGAACCAGCGCGAGTGATAAGCCGGCAGAAGTCGGGGCCGGTGCGCTGCGGGGCGTCCCCGCCTCATCGTGCGTCGTTTCCTTGTGCTGCGGTGGTTGCGGCGGCGGTTGCTGTTGGAGAGCCGGCGGTTGCTGTTGGAGCGGCGCAGCTGGGATGGGCTTGGGCTGCGGGTGATGTGTGGCCTGtgacggcggaggaggaggcagctgcTGTCGAGGTTTCTTTGCCGGCGGCGGGGTCTGGGCCTGCATCGGCGTTGGCATAGGGATGACGACGGGTGGGACATGCACGGTCTGCCCACCGATGCGCTGGAGGAAGGCGATGATGGAGGCGTCGCGGGAAGCCGCGGCGGCGCGCTCTTGCGCGAGCTGCTCCTGCTCGCGGTTGAGCCGGGCCACCTCCTGCCGGCGCCAGGCCTCCTCCCTTGCCGTGCGCTCGGCCTCCCTCTTCTCCATGGTCTCCAGGAACCGCTGCTGCATCTCCTCTTGCCTCTGTATGACCTGCTTCATCAGGCCCTCGAAGAAAGCCATCATCTTCTTGCTGCCGCCGCGCTTGCGCTTGCCGACACCATCCGGGCTGCCGCCGGTCTCCGCCGTCATGTCGTCATCCTCAGAGGCGTCGTCGTCATCCGACTCAGAGTCGGACATGGACGGGAAGCTCAAGCCTTGCAGGCTGACGGGCGGCGGCTGGGGAGGCTCCACGGCCGGCGCAGGGGCCGCGGAAGAAATTGGGGCCGGTTGGATCGgccccggcggcggcggcatTGCGCTCATCGGCTGGGGCGACGAGAAGGCGTGCATCTGCGGCGGGGGGGCGACACCGGCAAGCTGCAACTGCTCCTGatgctgatgctgctgctgctgcgaggcggcggtggcggcgtgcAGCGCCTCGAGCTCCTGGAAGAAGCGGTAGCTCTTGCCGTCCTGCCTGCCGGCGCGGCCCTCCTTGGTGCGCTTGTAGTACTTGTGCACGTTCTCGAACTTCTCCTTGCACTTCTTGGAGCTCCTCTTGTAGCCCAGCTCCGCAAGCTTTCTGAAACCAAATCAAGACCAAAAAAACAGCAAGGTTAATTAATTACTCCCGTAGCGTAGTACTCTTacaatcaatcaatcaatcaatcaaagGATTAAATGAGCAGCGGTGCGTttacaggaagaagaagaagaagcttcgAGCGTGTGTGCGCGTGTgctctctttctcttcctctccggACGAAAGAGACAAGGAGACGGAAGGACAAGGAatggcgagagagagggagagagagaggaagcataTAGGCAGAATGGGAATTAGTTAACCGCAGGCCATCTCGCCTTTTTAGGGGAATTGAAGTCGTAGGAAGACGACGGCAGTAGAAAAAATGAGGCCATGGGAGGGAAATAAACAAAGATGAGGGCCGCATTGGGATGGGAGAGAAAGGCTGCCTTGCTTCTTTTCCCAAAAACTGAAAGCGAAAAACAGTGGCAGACTGCAGCCTGCGGCCGCTGCCTGCCTGCGCCTGCCCCTGCACTCACACCGTGGTACGAGCGATCCCCAGGAGCAGCCCAGATTCTTACCACCACCCTAGGCTACCACCCCTACGCGCGACTCCTCCCCGCCTCTCGCTGAAACCGAGGAGCATTTGATTAGATCGGCCGGGAAAGGCAAGGAAAACTGCAATTTCGGGCACAATCGCTGCGCATAATTTGCCATCATTTCATGTGGAACCATTCCATTCCAGCGAGCGCTAAATTCCACGAAACCGTTAGCCGCCTGCGCAGCGCATGAGGGAATCATGCCCAAGacaagctgctgctgctgctgcggtgAATTGCGAAATGTGTATGGAAATTACAGTGTTTTACTTTCTACATCTCTCTCCCTTAcctggagacctcttcccagaGGGGGCCCTTGAGGGTGGCGTCGCGGAAGGTGGTGTCCATCTCCGACCGGATCCTGATGAGGGCCAGCGTCTCCTCCCGCGGCCACCGGTTGCCGCCCGACCCcagcacgccgccgccgccgctgttgCCGCCGGAGTCGCCCAGCATGTCGTCCTCGGGGAAGCTGCTTCCGCCGGCGCCGCCCAATTCGTCGTAGCTCGGCTGCTGCTGCGGCTGCGGCTGGTGCTGCTGGGTCGGCGGCGGCCGGCTGCTCAGCGGCACGGGGCCCGGAGCCGGGTGCGCGGAGAACGGCCCCatgcccggcggcggcggcgccccgtACTGAGGCCCGCCACCctgctggtgctggtggtgctgctgcaTGGATGATGCCGCCACGGCACCTCCGCCTTGAACGCGCGCTCTCCTCTGAAATTGTCCGGCGGGTACCAAGCTAGCGAAGCAAGGCAAAAATCTGTATGCGCAACAGGTGGTTGGCCGTAGAACTGTGTATAGAGCAGTTGAGACGGCCGGGGAAGTACTAGTGAATTGTAGGCAATTGATTGTGGTTTCTAGGCTAGGCTCCTTCCTAgctcatctcatctcatctccttcctctctctctctctctctctctcgcacagCACACACACCGAGTGAGTGTGGTGTGGCGTGGGCGGAGGGAGAGGGAGTAGAATTGGAGCGAGCGGATGAAATAGGAAAAGGAGCCCTGCGTAGTACAAGTAGGGAGgaaagggaagggaagggaagggaaggtCCGGAGGTGGAGGACGGGCGATGgctggggagggagggagggaggggaggggatggGGAGGATGGTGAAAAAGAGTGGGAGCGTGGACAACTGGAAAGGGCCCCAAAGAGtgtaagaaagagagagaggtgggaggagagaggaagCTAGCTAAGCAaaggagagaagaaaaaaagagagagaaagtagGAGGGTGCCCCTACAAAGGGAAGGGCTGGTGGTGCCTCTACTGATTGATCTCTACCCTACgactcttcctccctccctcgctcCCTCCATCTTCCATCACTCCCACCAAGAACCTAAACTCCACCGCAGTACACtctgcagcaaaggtagtatacgACGccctatgtatgtatgtatgtagagTTTTGTGTATGCGCCGACGACGGCGTTTGTTACGGGGGCGGTGGCGTTTTATAGCGGATGGTCCAGGGGCGTGGTGATAGACAGATATGGGGAAATTTATGAGCCGGGCATGGGGACAAAAGAGGGAGGGTGTGAGTGTGGACTGCGCAGGCAGGCGGCAGCGGTGAAACGGAAACGCCTGCATGGGCCGACGCCTCACCGTACACGTGTGCTGCTGCTGCGCCGGGGCCGACGTGGCGCCGCCGGGCGGCGACAAGTGCGCCGCGCTGACATCGTCCTTGTCCGCGTCGGAGCGCGCCACGCTCACGCCGCGCGCATGCATCCATGCATGCATGAGCAGCCCGCGCGCGCGGCGGCCGCCGTGCCGCATACGCGACACGCCCCTGCCCGCCCCCAGCGAAATACGGTGGAGATAGATAgagctttttttctttctttctttgttttagatagatagatatataCTCCTAGATAGAAACGGCGGAGATGGAGTGACTGGATAGGTATATCTCCTAGCCGGCTTTCTATCTTTGAGCTAGGCCGATATATTTTTGCGGTCGCTGGAGAGAAGAAAAGATTTGCCTTTGCGTGCATGCCggccgcgtgcccgcgcgcatggACGTACGTGTTGCCGCGCTGCATGCATGGCGTGTCCAGcgagcctcccccccccccccccccctcccatcGACCCGCCGGATGGGGAGGCCGGCGCTCCTTGTATTTACTCGCCGCGGGCGGGTGGTGGCAGCACGGCGCAGATGCGCCTCGCCACTGTGTCGGCAGCTTCGGTTCAATGCGCGCGCGCGCGTGGTGAAAAACGTACGTACGTTACGTACCGCAAGTTGGCGCCGTTGCCCCGTCAATTCATAACCAACTCGATCGATCGTCGTCCAGTTccagatagatggatggatagaTATTGCGCATAAGTCTGAGGAGCGGATTTGAGCATCAGTCGAGCGAGATATGCGCATTTGGTTGATCACTAATGTAGCAAGATGTGGGTATCCTTTTTCCCGATCTGTATTCGGCTGGCTGGATCTACGTATGCATGTGCATGAGGAGCATGGCCGCGCGTGGTTGGTCTGGTTAGGCAATTAATCACCGCACCCGCGCCGTGAATGGGCCCTTTGCATGCGTATGTATCGGTCGATCGATCAATAAGGAGTAACTCTACTGCTGCTGCGGCTGTAATTTCTGCCACGGTGAAATTAATGGCTTAGATAAACAGGGTAAAAAAGGAGTGTGATGAGCCGGGACGCCAACGGCTTAAAACGGGATGGTACAATCGGTACTGGGACCCGGGCGAAACGGACGGTTCTCAATTTCTGATGAGGTGGACGCCGCTGTACGCAGCATGGTTGGTGGTGGGCCGGATGCCCTGTAGGCCCAAAGCCgcggtaaaagaaaaaaaaatctgccATTCTTACCCTCGCAACTGCTTCTCaaatcaaaaggaaaaataaattatAGGTTTCTTTCTCAATACGCATTAATTGGGACAAAATAATTAAAATCACTCCGTTTATACCCGTACTGCCCCAGATATAACTAGAGATGTACAGTACTGTACAACTGCACATGCGTCCGGCCGGTATACTAATACTGCGGTAACTACCACTTGGTTGAGGCCCATCGCAGCTTATGAGTTTTTTTAGATTCCGCTGGAAGCGTCCCGTCGCAGGGTTCACATGTCAACCAGCAATCATGCATGTTTACCACTCTGGCACGTATCAAATTAgttgtgttttttgtatttttatataTGTCAAATACGGTGGATCGATgcgtatgtctatatatataccAAGATAAGCTAGATGATCAATAATTACATGGAGTGTGGCCGAAGCAACACATAATATGCAGGAGTACATGCCTTGGTTGAAAATTTCGCACCCAACCACCCGTCCGCCACTACTAGTTAATTATTTGTGACTACCGCAAGGAAATTATACTGTGATCTTCGCCATGATTAATTGAAGCATCAGGCTGTGTGTTATTCACTGCTATGAAAAACCTATCCATTTGGACCACGAACAGATGGATACTAGAACTCAGTTTTGGCGTGTTGATACGGAAGTGGTTAGTATTATTAGGCTCAATCAATCAGTCTCTTAATTGAGCAGTCATGTACGTGTAGCTTTCAGGCATCTGCTAATACAGCTCGATTTTCCCTGACCTATTATTTTTACTAAAACCGGGACATATGCCCATCCCAGATTTATGTCAGTAAGAAAAACACGGGCCCACGAAACAGAATGGCTTGTGAGCTTGGAAGAGAGCAATAACACAAGCATGTGCTAATACCCAAACATTCCCCGATCTATTTACGTTTGCTAAACCGGGGTATTTGCGTATTTAGAGAAGTATCCGAATGGAGAAGACGCGGGCCCGGTGAAACAGAATGGCTTGTGAGCTTGGAAGAGAGCAATAATACAATCTTTTTATAGCTAACCAACAAAATAATGTTTGGTGCACGCTGCGACGTTGTCTGGGCCTCCGCCCTTGCTGTACCATTTGCCTAACAGTcatgcatgcatgtcgcattTGTTGCCATTCCACCGTCGTGCTATCTTTCCGCTGAATTATTGCGTGCACGGGAAAAAGAGCCCGCCAAATCACCTtcgccttcttcttattcttattcttttttCCTTGGAAACATTTTCTGGTACCTGCCGAGTTACCTGACGAACCGTGCGGCGAAATGTTGGAAGCCAGCGTGCGTGTAGCCGGGCGGCAGAGTTGAATTCTGTTCCGGAAGAAACGAGGGAGAGGGCTGCTTGCGTCGTTAAAAAAGTTAGCCATGctccccgcaaaaaaaaaaaaaaaaaagttagCCATGCATGCATTGTGTGGCTGAAGATTGGAACGGGACGGGAACGGTGGTTTTTGGAGAAGAGACGAGGCCGCGGTAGGAGACAACAGTGCACCGCAACAGCGGTGCGGGGAGGTCCACACTACGGGACGGAGGTGAAGGGGGCGTAACAGTGAGGCTACTACGGAACGTGGCCTGCGTTTATCGCAGATCCTACCGAAACCCCACACCTCATTCGTCCCAATTTATACCCCCTTCTCTCCCAAAATAAATATCGTAAATTTAATATAACTTTGTATACACTAAAACTAgtagtataaagttaagacatttattttaagaCGGAAGAAATAGTAACTACATTAAAATAAAGTACACAATCGAACGATACACGACGATGAGGTGACTCCATACAATACAAATTCTAAAATAAATGGATCACGTACAAGCAACCGAAAAAGTACATAGAAAGAGTTAAGGACAACGCCGATCTATGCCCTAACACACCTGAGCTCCACAAGAACGCCGTTTAGAGGGAAAACAGTGTAGAGCGTCGCCGCTGCCGAGTCAAAAATGGATAAGAGGGTCTTGACCCGGAACTCTCACACGGATAGGAGCACCTCAACAGCGTCTTCAGGAAGCGAGCGTCGCCGTTGACGGTGCCAAAGCGGGAGCTTTCACTCGGTAGCTCCTCGTGCCACCACGAGGTCTTTAGCGCAAGCATGATGAGACCAACTCCCCAGATCCGGATTGGGGAGCCATCACTACCAAGAAAGAACGACCGTGAGAGCCACCCACCGCTACACCTCTTGCTGCCCACACGACCAAGAGGGATATCCATCACCACCATCATGGGACCCGCCGGAGAGCCACTCATGTGGACCACCACCCGGAGCCGCCACCCCGTTATCCATGTCCGCGAAACCGCGAACGATCCCCAACACAGCGTCCCAACCTCACAATAGAAGGAGTGAAAGGGGCCTCCTTTCACTCGTAGCCCGGCTGtaagagcataatttatcctaaatagttttggtggttgatgacgatgccccttgcggactaatcgtgtgtattAAACTTTCAAAGATTGTCAGGTGGCACAAGACGGTTATTTTCCCCTCAGTGgttgagagagaaaaccgtgtttGTCTATCGATTTAGTGTTGGTGTACGTGAGTCATAGGTaacccgtactatcaagaggggattcACGTTTGGAATGGTTGGGAGAAACAAACTCACGCACACTTGCACCCCTTCATGTTCCCGGCACAATGGAGCCTTTGTTGTGCCCCTTAGGCCTTCATATTAacttaagcggaagtaccgctgtgaggagcggtagtaccgctgtgaggAGCGGTAGTACAGCCCCAGCGGTACTGTCGCCCTCACGGCCCGCCCCCCTTCCGCTTATTTATCCTTTCTGGCATCTTCGGGGCCTCTTCTCAGTTTAAGCAGAAGTACCGCTTGGGGAGGAGCGCTGGTACCGCTCCAGCAGTACTGCCGCCCTCCCATTTTATTCTTTCTACCGCTTATAATTTCTCTCTGGCTTCGTTAGCCCGTGTCGAAAATGTTGAGCGGAAGTAATGCTTGGTGttggacggtactaccgctcctgcagAACTACCGCTTCCCAGGTCGTACTCTTTTTCCTGTGGTGGCTGGTACTTCCTCTTAAGTACGTCAGTGGGCAGAATAATGGACAGATTCTACCCACGCTATAAATAGGTCTTCTTCTCCCAAGAAACCTTACATTTTtccctctccaagctccattgttgctcctaagctcaaacctgaccgatctctctccctagccatcgattattgttgatgctctagggtttggaggaggatgccttgatccatgcttccatgaagAGAAAAGTTCTTCCCCCCATTAATCCcacgcggatcttgttactctttggtgttggagcaccctagacgggaagaggtcacctcaaagccatattccattgtggtgaaacttcgtggtttcgttgggagcctccaattcagaTGTGGAGAttacccaaccttgtttgtaaaagtTTGGTCGCCATCTTCAAGGGCAACAATAGTGGGATCACGACatttcgcattgtgtgagggcgtaaggagaatacggtggccttaatggcatcttggggagcattgtgcctccacaccgctccaacagaggcgtacttcccttcaaaaggaaggaacttcggaaacacatcctcgtcttcaaatgttccacttgtggttatttcttacctttacttgtattaccTACCTGTTTGTTATAactgttgctagcatcatataggttgctcacttagttgcatatctagacaatctatttgttgctaaactaaatttgttaaataaaAGCATAaagttgttagttgcctattcaacccccttcccctctagtcaaccatatcgatcctttcaattggtatcagagttacgtctctttattaagggtttcaccacccaagagTATGGCTGGTGACGAGTAAAGGGTTGTGGAGTTGCCCGAGGCCGGGGTTGTGAACTCGATCACCTGAGAGGATCTAAATGAGGCTATTTCCTCTCTTAGATCCTTAGTGGCTATCGAGGTCAAAAAAATGCTCAAATATTTCCTCGAAGGCGTCAAACTTTCTACCGATCCGTTGTGTGTGGTTAATCCCCTAACTTCGGAgtcgatgactgata
This window encodes:
- the LOC123427385 gene encoding trihelix transcription factor GTL1-like isoform X2 encodes the protein MRPSSLFISLPWPHFFYCRRLPTTSIPLKRRDGLRLTNSHSAYMLPLSLPLSRHSLSFRLLVSFVRRGREREHTRTHARSFFFFFLKLAELGYKRSSKKCKEKFENVHKYYKRTKEGRAGRQDGKSYRFFQELEALHAATAASQQQQHQHQEQLQLAGVAPPPQMHAFSSPQPMSAMPPPPGPIQPAPISSAAPAPAVEPPQPPPVSLQGLSFPSMSDSESDDDDASEDDDMTAETGGSPDGVGKRKRGGSKKMMAFFEGLMKQVIQRQEEMQQRFLETMEKREAERTAREEAWRRQEVARLNREQEQLAQERAAAASRDASIIAFLQRIGGQTVHVPPVVIPMPTPMQAQTPPPAKKPRQQLPPPPPSQATHHPQPKPIPAAPLQQQPPALQQQPPPQPPQHKETTHDEAGTPRSAPAPTSAGLSLALVPVATEQHVGEAAGLGLGGGESGGGASSSRWPKTEVHALIQLRMDMDNRYQENGPKGPLWEEISAGMRRLGYSRNSKRCKEKWENINKYFKKVKESNKRRPEDSKTCPYFHQLEAIYRKKHNGGGGSGAAANNAAVSVSVPAVAEHQNLNRHEIEIEIEGKKINDNDKRNNGGVGAAQVPTSNGQTTPTTATFDVDLGVKKPEDTVRELNEQPQRELTTDETDSDDMGDDYTDDGEDGEDDGKMQYRIQFQRPNPVGANNAPPPATTATTAAPTSTPSSSFLAMVQ
- the LOC123427385 gene encoding trihelix transcription factor GTL1-like isoform X3, whose protein sequence is MQQHHQHQQGGGPQYGAPPPPGMGPFSAHPAPGPVPLSSRPPPTQQHQPQPQQQPSYDELGGAGGSSFPEDDMLGDSGGNSGGGGVLGSGGNRWPREETLALIRIRSEMDTTFRDATLKGPLWEEVSRKLAELGYKRSSKKCKEKFENVHKYYKRTKEGRAGRQDGKSYRFFQELEALHAATAASQQQQHQHQEQLQLAGVAPPPQMHAFSSPQPMSAMPPPPGPIQPAPISSAAPAPAVEPPQPPPVSLQGLSFPSMSDSESDDDDASEDDDMTAETGGSPDGVGKRKRGGSKKMMAFFEGLMKQVIQRQEEMQQRFLETMEKREAERTAREEAWRRQEVARLNREQEQLAQERAAAASRDASIIAFLQRIGGQTVHVPPVVIPMPTPMQAQTPPPAKKPRQQLPPPPPSQATHHPQPKPIPAAPLQQQPPALQQQPPPQPPQHKETTHDEAGTPRSAPAPTSAGLSLALVPVATEQHVGEAAGLGLGGGESGGGASSSRWPKTEVHALIQLRMDMDNRYQENGPKGPLWEEISAGMRRLGYSRNSKRCKEKWENINKYFKKVKESNKRRPEDSKTCPYFHQLEAIYRKKHNGGGGSGAAANNAAVSVSVPAVAEHQNLNRHEIEIEIEGKKINDNDKRNNGGVGAAQVPTSNGQTTPTTATFDVDLGVKKKTL
- the LOC123427385 gene encoding trihelix transcription factor GTL1-like isoform X1 is translated as MQQHHQHQQGGGPQYGAPPPPGMGPFSAHPAPGPVPLSSRPPPTQQHQPQPQQQPSYDELGGAGGSSFPEDDMLGDSGGNSGGGGVLGSGGNRWPREETLALIRIRSEMDTTFRDATLKGPLWEEVSRKLAELGYKRSSKKCKEKFENVHKYYKRTKEGRAGRQDGKSYRFFQELEALHAATAASQQQQHQHQEQLQLAGVAPPPQMHAFSSPQPMSAMPPPPGPIQPAPISSAAPAPAVEPPQPPPVSLQGLSFPSMSDSESDDDDASEDDDMTAETGGSPDGVGKRKRGGSKKMMAFFEGLMKQVIQRQEEMQQRFLETMEKREAERTAREEAWRRQEVARLNREQEQLAQERAAAASRDASIIAFLQRIGGQTVHVPPVVIPMPTPMQAQTPPPAKKPRQQLPPPPPSQATHHPQPKPIPAAPLQQQPPALQQQPPPQPPQHKETTHDEAGTPRSAPAPTSAGLSLALVPVATEQHVGEAAGLGLGGGESGGGASSSRWPKTEVHALIQLRMDMDNRYQENGPKGPLWEEISAGMRRLGYSRNSKRCKEKWENINKYFKKVKESNKRRPEDSKTCPYFHQLEAIYRKKHNGGGGSGAAANNAAVSVSVPAVAEHQNLNRHEIEIEIEGKKINDNDKRNNGGVGAAQVPTSNGQTTPTTATFDVDLGVKKPEDTVRELNEQPQRELTTDETDSDDMGDDYTDDGEDGEDDGKMQYRIQFQRPNPVGANNAPPPATTATTAAPTSTPSSSFLAMVQ